A single window of Pyrus communis chromosome 10, drPyrComm1.1, whole genome shotgun sequence DNA harbors:
- the LOC137746516 gene encoding auxin-responsive protein IAA20-like, with the protein MELQLGLALSSTPPAPPPIKGFDLNNFVDEARVGSSINDKYKKRSVAQAFDDDGEHDKIGSTTSATAVPRTLPLLLWNSEPNGSDDEEDDNNNPNKRQHTNSSFTVVIKNDGDVLVGWPPINSWRKEICFHHHHNNRCGSNRTAENINGCGGGGRSGSSSNSNQYYYNSTFVKVKMEGVGIARKIDLSLHQSFQTLTDTLMDMFDKCQMDSNNYKLTYQDRGGDWLLAQDVPWRSFIRSVQRLKLVKRSD; encoded by the exons ATGGAGCTTCAACTAGGTCTCGCTCTTTCAAGCACTCCTCCTGCTCCTCCGCCAATCAAGGGCTTCGATTTGAACAACTTTGTTGACGAAGCTAGGGTTGGTAGTAGTATTAACGACAAGTACAAGAAACGTAGCGTTGCCCAAGCTTTTGATGATGATGGCGAGCACGACAAAATTGGTTCTACTACGAGTGCAACAGCCGTGCCTCGAACGCTGCCTTTGTTGCTTTGGAACAGTGAACCGAACGGCAGCGACGACGAGGAGGACGACAACAACAACCCTAATAAACGCCAGCACACAAACTCCAGCTTTACCGTTGTTATCAA GAACGATGGAGATGTATTGGTGGGGTGGCCGCCCATTAACTCATGGAGAAAGGAGATTTgcttccaccaccaccataacaACCGCTGTGGTAGTAATCGAACGGCGGAGAATATCAACggctgtggtggtggtggtagatCAGGGTCATCGTCAAACTCAAACCAATATTACTACAACTCTACATTCGTGAAGGTGAAGATGGAGGGAGTGGGAATAGCAAGAAAGATTGACTTGAGCCTCCACCAATCTTTCCAAACACTAACAGACACCTTGATGGACATGTTTGACAAAT GTCAGATGGATTCGAACAACTACAAACTCACTTACCAAGACAGAGGGGGCGACTGGCTATTAGCTCAAGATGTTCCTTGGAG GAGCTTCATCCGGTCAGTGCAACGCCTCAAATTGGTTAAGAGAAGCGATTAA